A DNA window from Hemiscyllium ocellatum isolate sHemOce1 chromosome 48, sHemOce1.pat.X.cur, whole genome shotgun sequence contains the following coding sequences:
- the LOC132836945 gene encoding cytosolic purine 5'-nucleotidase-like isoform X1, with protein sequence MGSVTGECSEQNDHHSSQESHTNAQSTRECQMVDYRFLKRDYHHRVFVNRSLALEKIKCFGFDMDYSLAVYRSPEYEELGFQLMINHLVSKGYPQELLLYTYDPTFPTRGLMIDTRHGNLLKVDSHGNILVCAHGFRFLKGAEILEQYSNKFIQRDDTERFYILNTLFHLAETYLYACLVDFFIKCSKYTSCETGFKRGDLFISYRNMFQDVRDTVDFIHDSGTLKKKTLGNLEKYVMKDPRLPVLLSRMKEVGKIFLATNSDYSYTDAIMKYLFDSPHGPKSGTLHVSWHSYFDLILVDARKPLFFGEGTILRLVDTESGKLRIGTYTGPLQNGIVYSGGSSDMICDLLGVKGKEILYIGNHIFGDILKSKKRQGWRTFLVVPELAHELQVWTEKSRLFEELRNLDMFVANIYKNLDSSSNERPDITLIRRQIKAVTHEMDMCYGKMGSLLRCGSRQTLFASQLMRYADLYAASCINLLYYPFSYLFRAPPVLMPHESTVEHASQDMSCMESFLFNQMNKLELTNGNHQASWKNDETDTSMEEEEK encoded by the exons ATGGGGAGTGTGACAGGCGAATGCTCAGAGCAGAACGATCATCATTCAAGTCAGGAGAGTCACACGAACGCCCAAAGCACACGGGAGTGCCAAATGGTCGATTATCGATTTTTGAAACGAGACTATCACCACAG GGTGTTTGTGAACAGGAGCTTGGCGCTTGAAAAGATTAAATGTTTCGGCTTTGACATGGACTACTCTCTGGCAG TATACAGGTCTCCTGAATATGAAGAGCTTGGCTTTCAGCTGATGATAAATCACTTGGTTTCAAAGGGATATCCACAGGAGTTGCTTCTCTACACATATGATCCCACTTTTCCAACCAG AGGGCTCATGATTGATACTCGACATGGAAATCTTCTGAAAGTGGACTCTCATGGCAACATCTTGGTGTGTGCTCATGGCTTCAGGTTCCTTAAGGG AGCAGAGATTCTTGAGCAGTACTCCAACAAATTTATCCAAAGAGATGACACGGAACGCTTTTACATTCTCAATACCCTCTTTCACCTTGCTG AAACCTACCTGTATGCCTGTTTAGTGGATTTCTTCATCAAGTGTTCCAAATACACCAG CTGTGAGACTGGCTTTAAACGTGGTGACCTCTTCATATCATATCGGAACATGTTCCAGGATGTGCGAGACACAGTGGATTTCATTCATGATTCT GGGACTTTGAAGAAGAAAACTCTCGGAAACCTGGAAAAGTATGTGATGAAGGAT CCTCGGTTGCCCGTGCTCCTCAGCCGAATGAAAGAAGTGGGAAAAATTTTCCTTGCCACCAACAGTGATTACTCCTATACAGAC GCAATAATGAAATATTTGTTTGATTCCCCGCATGGGCCAAAG TCTGGTACATTGCATGTCTCCTGGCATTCCTACTTTGACCTGATTTTAGTCGATGCAAGGAAACCTCTATTCTTTGGAGAAGGAACCATTCTCAGACTAGTTGACACT GAATCTGGAAAGCTTCGAATTGGCACTTACACAGGCCCTTTGCAAAATGGTATTGTTTATTCTGGAG GGTCTTCAGATATGATCTGCGACCTTTTGGGGGTAAAGGGCAAAGAGATTTTGTACATTGGAAATCACATTTTTGGTGACATCCTCAAATCCAAGAAGCGGCAGGGTTGGAGAACATTCCTGGTTGTGCCTGAACTGGCACATGAGCTGCAGGTCTGGACAGAGAAGAGCA GACTTTTCGAAGAACTTAGGAACCTTGATATGTTTGTGGCAAATATTTACAA GAATCTGGACAGTAGCAGCAATGAACGTCCTGATATCACCTTAATTCGGAGACAAATAAAA GCAGTTACCCATGAGATGGATATGTGCTATGGAAAGATGGGAAGTTTATTAAGATGTGGCTCCAGACAAACACTATTTGCTAGTCAGCTGATGCGTTATGCTGACCTGTATGCTGCCTCGTGTATAAATCTTCTGTATTACCCTTTCAGCTACCTATTCCGAGCACCACCTGTTCTG ATGCCTCATGAGTCAACAGTTGAACATGCTTCACAGGACATGAGCTGCATGGAATCTTTCCTATTCAATCAAATGAACAAACTTGAACTAACCAATGGGAACCACCAG
- the LOC132836945 gene encoding cytosolic purine 5'-nucleotidase-like isoform X3 — MGSVTGECSEQNDHHSSQESHTNAQSTRECQMVDYRFLKRDYHHRVFVNRSLALEKIKCFGFDMDYSLAVYRSPEYEELGFQLMINHLVSKGYPQELLLYTYDPTFPTRGLMIDTRHGNLLKVDSHGNILVCAHGFRFLKGAEILEQYSNKFIQRDDTERFYILNTLFHLAETYLYACLVDFFIKCSKYTSCETGFKRGDLFISYRNMFQDVRDTVDFIHDSGTLKKKTLGNLEKYVMKDPRLPVLLSRMKEVGKIFLATNSDYSYTDSGTLHVSWHSYFDLILVDARKPLFFGEGTILRLVDTESGKLRIGTYTGPLQNGIVYSGGSSDMICDLLGVKGKEILYIGNHIFGDILKSKKRQGWRTFLVVPELAHELQVWTEKSRLFEELRNLDMFVANIYKNLDSSSNERPDITLIRRQIKAVTHEMDMCYGKMGSLLRCGSRQTLFASQLMRYADLYAASCINLLYYPFSYLFRAPPVLMPHESTVEHASQDMSCMESFLFNQMNKLELTNGNHQASWKNDETDTSMEEEEK; from the exons ATGGGGAGTGTGACAGGCGAATGCTCAGAGCAGAACGATCATCATTCAAGTCAGGAGAGTCACACGAACGCCCAAAGCACACGGGAGTGCCAAATGGTCGATTATCGATTTTTGAAACGAGACTATCACCACAG GGTGTTTGTGAACAGGAGCTTGGCGCTTGAAAAGATTAAATGTTTCGGCTTTGACATGGACTACTCTCTGGCAG TATACAGGTCTCCTGAATATGAAGAGCTTGGCTTTCAGCTGATGATAAATCACTTGGTTTCAAAGGGATATCCACAGGAGTTGCTTCTCTACACATATGATCCCACTTTTCCAACCAG AGGGCTCATGATTGATACTCGACATGGAAATCTTCTGAAAGTGGACTCTCATGGCAACATCTTGGTGTGTGCTCATGGCTTCAGGTTCCTTAAGGG AGCAGAGATTCTTGAGCAGTACTCCAACAAATTTATCCAAAGAGATGACACGGAACGCTTTTACATTCTCAATACCCTCTTTCACCTTGCTG AAACCTACCTGTATGCCTGTTTAGTGGATTTCTTCATCAAGTGTTCCAAATACACCAG CTGTGAGACTGGCTTTAAACGTGGTGACCTCTTCATATCATATCGGAACATGTTCCAGGATGTGCGAGACACAGTGGATTTCATTCATGATTCT GGGACTTTGAAGAAGAAAACTCTCGGAAACCTGGAAAAGTATGTGATGAAGGAT CCTCGGTTGCCCGTGCTCCTCAGCCGAATGAAAGAAGTGGGAAAAATTTTCCTTGCCACCAACAGTGATTACTCCTATACAGAC TCTGGTACATTGCATGTCTCCTGGCATTCCTACTTTGACCTGATTTTAGTCGATGCAAGGAAACCTCTATTCTTTGGAGAAGGAACCATTCTCAGACTAGTTGACACT GAATCTGGAAAGCTTCGAATTGGCACTTACACAGGCCCTTTGCAAAATGGTATTGTTTATTCTGGAG GGTCTTCAGATATGATCTGCGACCTTTTGGGGGTAAAGGGCAAAGAGATTTTGTACATTGGAAATCACATTTTTGGTGACATCCTCAAATCCAAGAAGCGGCAGGGTTGGAGAACATTCCTGGTTGTGCCTGAACTGGCACATGAGCTGCAGGTCTGGACAGAGAAGAGCA GACTTTTCGAAGAACTTAGGAACCTTGATATGTTTGTGGCAAATATTTACAA GAATCTGGACAGTAGCAGCAATGAACGTCCTGATATCACCTTAATTCGGAGACAAATAAAA GCAGTTACCCATGAGATGGATATGTGCTATGGAAAGATGGGAAGTTTATTAAGATGTGGCTCCAGACAAACACTATTTGCTAGTCAGCTGATGCGTTATGCTGACCTGTATGCTGCCTCGTGTATAAATCTTCTGTATTACCCTTTCAGCTACCTATTCCGAGCACCACCTGTTCTG ATGCCTCATGAGTCAACAGTTGAACATGCTTCACAGGACATGAGCTGCATGGAATCTTTCCTATTCAATCAAATGAACAAACTTGAACTAACCAATGGGAACCACCAG
- the LOC132836945 gene encoding cytosolic purine 5'-nucleotidase-like isoform X2, with amino-acid sequence MGSVTGECSEQNDHHSSQESHTNAQSTRECQMVDYRFLKRDYHHRVFVNRSLALEKIKCFGFDMDYSLAVYRSPEYEELGFQLMINHLVSKGYPQELLLYTYDPTFPTRGLMIDTRHGNLLKVDSHGNILVCAHGFRFLKGAEILEQYSNKFIQRDDTERFYILNTLFHLAETYLYACLVDFFIKCSKYTSCETGFKRGDLFISYRNMFQDVRDTVDFIHDSGTLKKKTLGNLEKYVMKDPRLPVLLSRMKEVGKIFLATNSDYSYTDAIMKYLFDSPHGPKSGTLHVSWHSYFDLILVDARKPLFFGEGTILRLVDTESGKLRIGTYTGPLQNGIVYSGGSSDMICDLLGVKGKEILYIGNHIFGDILKSKKRQGWRTFLVVPELAHELQVWTEKSRLFEELRNLDMFVANIYKNLDSSSNERPDITLIRRQIKAVTHEMDMCYGKMGSLLRCGSRQTLFASQLMRYADLYAASCINLLYYPFSYLFRAPPVLMPHESTVEHASQDMSCMESFLFNQMNKLELTNGNHQNPSFRPE; translated from the exons ATGGGGAGTGTGACAGGCGAATGCTCAGAGCAGAACGATCATCATTCAAGTCAGGAGAGTCACACGAACGCCCAAAGCACACGGGAGTGCCAAATGGTCGATTATCGATTTTTGAAACGAGACTATCACCACAG GGTGTTTGTGAACAGGAGCTTGGCGCTTGAAAAGATTAAATGTTTCGGCTTTGACATGGACTACTCTCTGGCAG TATACAGGTCTCCTGAATATGAAGAGCTTGGCTTTCAGCTGATGATAAATCACTTGGTTTCAAAGGGATATCCACAGGAGTTGCTTCTCTACACATATGATCCCACTTTTCCAACCAG AGGGCTCATGATTGATACTCGACATGGAAATCTTCTGAAAGTGGACTCTCATGGCAACATCTTGGTGTGTGCTCATGGCTTCAGGTTCCTTAAGGG AGCAGAGATTCTTGAGCAGTACTCCAACAAATTTATCCAAAGAGATGACACGGAACGCTTTTACATTCTCAATACCCTCTTTCACCTTGCTG AAACCTACCTGTATGCCTGTTTAGTGGATTTCTTCATCAAGTGTTCCAAATACACCAG CTGTGAGACTGGCTTTAAACGTGGTGACCTCTTCATATCATATCGGAACATGTTCCAGGATGTGCGAGACACAGTGGATTTCATTCATGATTCT GGGACTTTGAAGAAGAAAACTCTCGGAAACCTGGAAAAGTATGTGATGAAGGAT CCTCGGTTGCCCGTGCTCCTCAGCCGAATGAAAGAAGTGGGAAAAATTTTCCTTGCCACCAACAGTGATTACTCCTATACAGAC GCAATAATGAAATATTTGTTTGATTCCCCGCATGGGCCAAAG TCTGGTACATTGCATGTCTCCTGGCATTCCTACTTTGACCTGATTTTAGTCGATGCAAGGAAACCTCTATTCTTTGGAGAAGGAACCATTCTCAGACTAGTTGACACT GAATCTGGAAAGCTTCGAATTGGCACTTACACAGGCCCTTTGCAAAATGGTATTGTTTATTCTGGAG GGTCTTCAGATATGATCTGCGACCTTTTGGGGGTAAAGGGCAAAGAGATTTTGTACATTGGAAATCACATTTTTGGTGACATCCTCAAATCCAAGAAGCGGCAGGGTTGGAGAACATTCCTGGTTGTGCCTGAACTGGCACATGAGCTGCAGGTCTGGACAGAGAAGAGCA GACTTTTCGAAGAACTTAGGAACCTTGATATGTTTGTGGCAAATATTTACAA GAATCTGGACAGTAGCAGCAATGAACGTCCTGATATCACCTTAATTCGGAGACAAATAAAA GCAGTTACCCATGAGATGGATATGTGCTATGGAAAGATGGGAAGTTTATTAAGATGTGGCTCCAGACAAACACTATTTGCTAGTCAGCTGATGCGTTATGCTGACCTGTATGCTGCCTCGTGTATAAATCTTCTGTATTACCCTTTCAGCTACCTATTCCGAGCACCACCTGTTCTG ATGCCTCATGAGTCAACAGTTGAACATGCTTCACAGGACATGAGCTGCATGGAATCTTTCCTATTCAATCAAATGAACAAACTTGAACTAACCAATGGGAACCACCAG
- the LOC132836945 gene encoding cytosolic purine 5'-nucleotidase-like isoform X6: MGSVTGECSEQNDHHSSQESHTNAQSTRECQMVDYRFLKRDYHHRVFVNRSLALEKIKCFGFDMDYSLAVYRSPEYEELGFQLMINHLVSKGYPQELLLYTYDPTFPTRGLMIDTRHGNLLKVDSHGNILVCAHGFRFLKGAEILEQYSNKFIQRDDTERFYILNTLFHLAETYLYACLVDFFIKCSKYTSCETGFKRGDLFISYRNMFQDVRDTVDFIHDSGTLKKKTLGNLEKYVMKDPRLPVLLSRMKEVGKIFLATNSDYSYTDAIMKYLFDSPHGPKSGTLHVSWHSYFDLILVDARKPLFFGEGTILRLVDTESGKLRIGTYTGPLQNGIVYSGGSSDMICDLLGVKGKEILYIGNHIFGDILKSKKRQGWRTFLVVPELAHELQVWTEKSRLFEELRNLDMFVANIYKNLDSSSNERPDITLIRRQIKLPIPSTTCSDAS; the protein is encoded by the exons ATGGGGAGTGTGACAGGCGAATGCTCAGAGCAGAACGATCATCATTCAAGTCAGGAGAGTCACACGAACGCCCAAAGCACACGGGAGTGCCAAATGGTCGATTATCGATTTTTGAAACGAGACTATCACCACAG GGTGTTTGTGAACAGGAGCTTGGCGCTTGAAAAGATTAAATGTTTCGGCTTTGACATGGACTACTCTCTGGCAG TATACAGGTCTCCTGAATATGAAGAGCTTGGCTTTCAGCTGATGATAAATCACTTGGTTTCAAAGGGATATCCACAGGAGTTGCTTCTCTACACATATGATCCCACTTTTCCAACCAG AGGGCTCATGATTGATACTCGACATGGAAATCTTCTGAAAGTGGACTCTCATGGCAACATCTTGGTGTGTGCTCATGGCTTCAGGTTCCTTAAGGG AGCAGAGATTCTTGAGCAGTACTCCAACAAATTTATCCAAAGAGATGACACGGAACGCTTTTACATTCTCAATACCCTCTTTCACCTTGCTG AAACCTACCTGTATGCCTGTTTAGTGGATTTCTTCATCAAGTGTTCCAAATACACCAG CTGTGAGACTGGCTTTAAACGTGGTGACCTCTTCATATCATATCGGAACATGTTCCAGGATGTGCGAGACACAGTGGATTTCATTCATGATTCT GGGACTTTGAAGAAGAAAACTCTCGGAAACCTGGAAAAGTATGTGATGAAGGAT CCTCGGTTGCCCGTGCTCCTCAGCCGAATGAAAGAAGTGGGAAAAATTTTCCTTGCCACCAACAGTGATTACTCCTATACAGAC GCAATAATGAAATATTTGTTTGATTCCCCGCATGGGCCAAAG TCTGGTACATTGCATGTCTCCTGGCATTCCTACTTTGACCTGATTTTAGTCGATGCAAGGAAACCTCTATTCTTTGGAGAAGGAACCATTCTCAGACTAGTTGACACT GAATCTGGAAAGCTTCGAATTGGCACTTACACAGGCCCTTTGCAAAATGGTATTGTTTATTCTGGAG GGTCTTCAGATATGATCTGCGACCTTTTGGGGGTAAAGGGCAAAGAGATTTTGTACATTGGAAATCACATTTTTGGTGACATCCTCAAATCCAAGAAGCGGCAGGGTTGGAGAACATTCCTGGTTGTGCCTGAACTGGCACATGAGCTGCAGGTCTGGACAGAGAAGAGCA GACTTTTCGAAGAACTTAGGAACCTTGATATGTTTGTGGCAAATATTTACAA GAATCTGGACAGTAGCAGCAATGAACGTCCTGATATCACCTTAATTCGGAGACAAATAAAA CTACCTATTCCGAGCACCACCTGTTCTG ATGCCTCATGA
- the LOC132836945 gene encoding cytosolic purine 5'-nucleotidase-like isoform X4, whose protein sequence is MLQRHKVFVNRSLALEKIKCFGFDMDYSLAVYRSPEYEELGFQLMINHLVSKGYPQELLLYTYDPTFPTRGLMIDTRHGNLLKVDSHGNILVCAHGFRFLKGAEILEQYSNKFIQRDDTERFYILNTLFHLAETYLYACLVDFFIKCSKYTSCETGFKRGDLFISYRNMFQDVRDTVDFIHDSGTLKKKTLGNLEKYVMKDPRLPVLLSRMKEVGKIFLATNSDYSYTDAIMKYLFDSPHGPKSGTLHVSWHSYFDLILVDARKPLFFGEGTILRLVDTESGKLRIGTYTGPLQNGIVYSGGSSDMICDLLGVKGKEILYIGNHIFGDILKSKKRQGWRTFLVVPELAHELQVWTEKSRLFEELRNLDMFVANIYKNLDSSSNERPDITLIRRQIKAVTHEMDMCYGKMGSLLRCGSRQTLFASQLMRYADLYAASCINLLYYPFSYLFRAPPVLMPHESTVEHASQDMSCMESFLFNQMNKLELTNGNHQASWKNDETDTSMEEEEK, encoded by the exons ATGCTTCAGCGCCACAA GGTGTTTGTGAACAGGAGCTTGGCGCTTGAAAAGATTAAATGTTTCGGCTTTGACATGGACTACTCTCTGGCAG TATACAGGTCTCCTGAATATGAAGAGCTTGGCTTTCAGCTGATGATAAATCACTTGGTTTCAAAGGGATATCCACAGGAGTTGCTTCTCTACACATATGATCCCACTTTTCCAACCAG AGGGCTCATGATTGATACTCGACATGGAAATCTTCTGAAAGTGGACTCTCATGGCAACATCTTGGTGTGTGCTCATGGCTTCAGGTTCCTTAAGGG AGCAGAGATTCTTGAGCAGTACTCCAACAAATTTATCCAAAGAGATGACACGGAACGCTTTTACATTCTCAATACCCTCTTTCACCTTGCTG AAACCTACCTGTATGCCTGTTTAGTGGATTTCTTCATCAAGTGTTCCAAATACACCAG CTGTGAGACTGGCTTTAAACGTGGTGACCTCTTCATATCATATCGGAACATGTTCCAGGATGTGCGAGACACAGTGGATTTCATTCATGATTCT GGGACTTTGAAGAAGAAAACTCTCGGAAACCTGGAAAAGTATGTGATGAAGGAT CCTCGGTTGCCCGTGCTCCTCAGCCGAATGAAAGAAGTGGGAAAAATTTTCCTTGCCACCAACAGTGATTACTCCTATACAGAC GCAATAATGAAATATTTGTTTGATTCCCCGCATGGGCCAAAG TCTGGTACATTGCATGTCTCCTGGCATTCCTACTTTGACCTGATTTTAGTCGATGCAAGGAAACCTCTATTCTTTGGAGAAGGAACCATTCTCAGACTAGTTGACACT GAATCTGGAAAGCTTCGAATTGGCACTTACACAGGCCCTTTGCAAAATGGTATTGTTTATTCTGGAG GGTCTTCAGATATGATCTGCGACCTTTTGGGGGTAAAGGGCAAAGAGATTTTGTACATTGGAAATCACATTTTTGGTGACATCCTCAAATCCAAGAAGCGGCAGGGTTGGAGAACATTCCTGGTTGTGCCTGAACTGGCACATGAGCTGCAGGTCTGGACAGAGAAGAGCA GACTTTTCGAAGAACTTAGGAACCTTGATATGTTTGTGGCAAATATTTACAA GAATCTGGACAGTAGCAGCAATGAACGTCCTGATATCACCTTAATTCGGAGACAAATAAAA GCAGTTACCCATGAGATGGATATGTGCTATGGAAAGATGGGAAGTTTATTAAGATGTGGCTCCAGACAAACACTATTTGCTAGTCAGCTGATGCGTTATGCTGACCTGTATGCTGCCTCGTGTATAAATCTTCTGTATTACCCTTTCAGCTACCTATTCCGAGCACCACCTGTTCTG ATGCCTCATGAGTCAACAGTTGAACATGCTTCACAGGACATGAGCTGCATGGAATCTTTCCTATTCAATCAAATGAACAAACTTGAACTAACCAATGGGAACCACCAG
- the LOC132836945 gene encoding cytosolic purine 5'-nucleotidase-like isoform X5, producing MDYSLAVYRSPEYEELGFQLMINHLVSKGYPQELLLYTYDPTFPTRGLMIDTRHGNLLKVDSHGNILVCAHGFRFLKGAEILEQYSNKFIQRDDTERFYILNTLFHLAETYLYACLVDFFIKCSKYTSCETGFKRGDLFISYRNMFQDVRDTVDFIHDSGTLKKKTLGNLEKYVMKDPRLPVLLSRMKEVGKIFLATNSDYSYTDAIMKYLFDSPHGPKSGTLHVSWHSYFDLILVDARKPLFFGEGTILRLVDTESGKLRIGTYTGPLQNGIVYSGGSSDMICDLLGVKGKEILYIGNHIFGDILKSKKRQGWRTFLVVPELAHELQVWTEKSRLFEELRNLDMFVANIYKNLDSSSNERPDITLIRRQIKAVTHEMDMCYGKMGSLLRCGSRQTLFASQLMRYADLYAASCINLLYYPFSYLFRAPPVLMPHESTVEHASQDMSCMESFLFNQMNKLELTNGNHQASWKNDETDTSMEEEEK from the exons ATGGACTACTCTCTGGCAG TATACAGGTCTCCTGAATATGAAGAGCTTGGCTTTCAGCTGATGATAAATCACTTGGTTTCAAAGGGATATCCACAGGAGTTGCTTCTCTACACATATGATCCCACTTTTCCAACCAG AGGGCTCATGATTGATACTCGACATGGAAATCTTCTGAAAGTGGACTCTCATGGCAACATCTTGGTGTGTGCTCATGGCTTCAGGTTCCTTAAGGG AGCAGAGATTCTTGAGCAGTACTCCAACAAATTTATCCAAAGAGATGACACGGAACGCTTTTACATTCTCAATACCCTCTTTCACCTTGCTG AAACCTACCTGTATGCCTGTTTAGTGGATTTCTTCATCAAGTGTTCCAAATACACCAG CTGTGAGACTGGCTTTAAACGTGGTGACCTCTTCATATCATATCGGAACATGTTCCAGGATGTGCGAGACACAGTGGATTTCATTCATGATTCT GGGACTTTGAAGAAGAAAACTCTCGGAAACCTGGAAAAGTATGTGATGAAGGAT CCTCGGTTGCCCGTGCTCCTCAGCCGAATGAAAGAAGTGGGAAAAATTTTCCTTGCCACCAACAGTGATTACTCCTATACAGAC GCAATAATGAAATATTTGTTTGATTCCCCGCATGGGCCAAAG TCTGGTACATTGCATGTCTCCTGGCATTCCTACTTTGACCTGATTTTAGTCGATGCAAGGAAACCTCTATTCTTTGGAGAAGGAACCATTCTCAGACTAGTTGACACT GAATCTGGAAAGCTTCGAATTGGCACTTACACAGGCCCTTTGCAAAATGGTATTGTTTATTCTGGAG GGTCTTCAGATATGATCTGCGACCTTTTGGGGGTAAAGGGCAAAGAGATTTTGTACATTGGAAATCACATTTTTGGTGACATCCTCAAATCCAAGAAGCGGCAGGGTTGGAGAACATTCCTGGTTGTGCCTGAACTGGCACATGAGCTGCAGGTCTGGACAGAGAAGAGCA GACTTTTCGAAGAACTTAGGAACCTTGATATGTTTGTGGCAAATATTTACAA GAATCTGGACAGTAGCAGCAATGAACGTCCTGATATCACCTTAATTCGGAGACAAATAAAA GCAGTTACCCATGAGATGGATATGTGCTATGGAAAGATGGGAAGTTTATTAAGATGTGGCTCCAGACAAACACTATTTGCTAGTCAGCTGATGCGTTATGCTGACCTGTATGCTGCCTCGTGTATAAATCTTCTGTATTACCCTTTCAGCTACCTATTCCGAGCACCACCTGTTCTG ATGCCTCATGAGTCAACAGTTGAACATGCTTCACAGGACATGAGCTGCATGGAATCTTTCCTATTCAATCAAATGAACAAACTTGAACTAACCAATGGGAACCACCAG